In Thermomonas paludicola, the following are encoded in one genomic region:
- a CDS encoding acetolactate synthase large subunit translates to MNGAQALLKTLADAGIEVCFTNPGTSEMHFVAALDSEPRMRAVLALFEGVATGAADGYARMAGKPAATLLHLGCGLGNGLANLHNARKGKVPVVNIVGDHATSHVPFDAQLQSDIETVARNVSPGFVRTSNSTAALGGDAADAIIAARGLPGQVATLILPADVSWGEGGIPCPLPARPAAQAADDATVDAIAQAIRGGGKSALLLGGQTLREDALLAAARIAAHSGVKLFCEVFPTRLQRGAGLPAVERIAYLAELAGVQLAGLDHLILIDAKSPVSFFAYPGKQSDLVPAGCQVHTLASPAQDARASLEALAANLGALRAAPLQAPMRPTRPRGRLTAPKVCKAVGALLPEHAIVIDEAITSGLMLGVMTQGSPRHDLLTLTGGAIGQGLPNAIGAAIACPGRPVIALVGDGSAMYTIQSLWTLAREQLDVTVIVFNNASYSVLNVELDRVGAEPAGPKARAQLDLHRPVLDFCRLAQGMGVHAARAETAEDFCKSLEYALAQPGPHLIEAVVPESLSGAKRRILPWMLRALPRLPPAAGLALKRKIAP, encoded by the coding sequence TCGCCGCGCTGGATTCGGAACCGCGCATGCGCGCAGTGCTCGCGCTGTTCGAAGGTGTCGCCACCGGCGCCGCCGATGGCTACGCGCGGATGGCGGGCAAGCCTGCCGCCACCCTGCTCCACCTGGGATGCGGGCTGGGCAACGGCCTGGCCAACCTGCACAACGCACGCAAGGGCAAGGTGCCGGTGGTCAATATCGTCGGTGACCATGCGACATCGCATGTGCCGTTCGACGCACAGCTGCAGTCGGATATCGAAACCGTGGCGCGCAATGTCTCGCCGGGGTTCGTGCGCACGTCCAACAGCACCGCGGCGCTGGGCGGCGATGCGGCCGATGCGATCATCGCGGCGCGCGGCCTGCCCGGGCAGGTTGCAACGCTCATCCTGCCGGCGGACGTGTCCTGGGGCGAAGGCGGCATTCCCTGCCCGCTGCCAGCAAGGCCCGCAGCGCAAGCCGCCGACGACGCCACCGTGGACGCCATCGCGCAGGCCATTCGTGGCGGCGGCAAGAGCGCCCTGCTGCTGGGCGGGCAGACGCTTCGCGAAGATGCCCTGCTGGCAGCCGCGCGCATTGCAGCCCACAGCGGGGTCAAGCTGTTCTGCGAAGTGTTCCCGACACGCCTGCAACGCGGCGCGGGCTTGCCCGCAGTGGAGCGCATCGCCTATCTGGCCGAACTGGCGGGCGTGCAACTGGCGGGGCTTGACCACCTGATCCTGATCGACGCCAAATCGCCGGTCTCGTTCTTCGCCTACCCCGGCAAGCAAAGCGACCTGGTGCCTGCCGGGTGCCAGGTGCACACGCTGGCATCGCCTGCGCAAGACGCGCGGGCCAGTCTGGAGGCGCTGGCCGCCAATCTGGGCGCCCTGCGGGCGGCGCCCCTGCAAGCCCCCATGCGCCCAACCCGTCCACGCGGCAGGCTCACCGCACCAAAGGTTTGCAAAGCGGTGGGCGCACTGCTGCCCGAACACGCCATCGTGATCGACGAAGCCATCACCTCCGGCTTGATGCTGGGCGTGATGACCCAGGGGAGCCCGCGTCACGACCTGCTCACCTTGACCGGTGGCGCGATCGGGCAAGGGCTGCCCAATGCCATCGGCGCCGCCATCGCCTGCCCCGGCCGTCCAGTCATCGCACTGGTCGGCGACGGCAGCGCGATGTACACGATCCAGTCGCTGTGGACGCTGGCGCGCGAGCAGCTTGACGTCACCGTGATCGTCTTCAACAACGCCAGCTATTCGGTGCTCAACGTGGAACTGGATCGCGTCGGCGCCGAACCCGCCGGCCCCAAGGCGCGCGCGCAGCTGGACCTGCATCGCCCGGTGCTGGACTTCTGCCGGCTGGCGCAGGGGATGGGCGTGCATGCCGCACGCGCAGAAACCGCCGAAGACTTCTGCAAATCGCTGGAATACGCACTGGCACAGCCTGGCCCGCACCTGATCGAGGCCGTGGTCCCCGAATCCTTGTCGGGCGCAAAACGCAGGATCCTGCCCTGGATGCTGCGCGCCCTGCCCCGTCTGCCGCCGGCAGCGGGGTTGGCGCTCAAGCGAAAAATCGCGCCCTGA
- a CDS encoding ComEA family DNA-binding protein: MKSLTTLMCALFVWLAVAGVAVAGETVNINTADVSTLDRVLVNVGPVKAQAIVDYRKANGAFRSPEQLAMVKGIGLRTVEINRDRIAVTSARQAMKPAAQQEPQQVARR; this comes from the coding sequence ATGAAATCCTTGACAACCCTGATGTGCGCATTGTTCGTGTGGCTTGCAGTGGCGGGAGTCGCCGTGGCCGGTGAAACCGTGAACATCAACACGGCCGATGTGTCCACGCTTGACCGCGTCCTGGTCAATGTCGGCCCGGTCAAAGCACAGGCCATCGTGGACTATCGCAAGGCCAATGGCGCGTTCCGCAGCCCCGAGCAGCTGGCGATGGTCAAGGGCATCGGCTTGAGGACGGTCGAGATCAATCGTGACCGGATCGCCGTGACCAGTGCACGCCAGGCCATGAAGCCTGCGGCGCAACAGGAGCCGCAGCAGGTGGCGCGCCGATGA
- a CDS encoding arsenic transporter, with amino-acid sequence MLIALLIFVATIVLVIWQPKGLGVGWSAMFGASLALATGGVSLADIPTVWGFVWNATFTFIAVIIISLLLDEAGFFEWAALHVARWGKGSGRRLFTFFILLGAAMAALFANDGAALILTPIVIALLLAMRVSPAATLAFVMAAGFIADTASLPLIVSNLVNIVSANYFGIGFARYASVMAPVNLVSVAASLGMLLWFFRRDIPQTYAPATLKEPRSAIVDRTTFNAGWAVLALLLAGFFGSERMGIPVSAVAGTGALALLGVAGRGRRISIRKVLKEAPWQVVVFSLGMYLVVYGLRNQGLTDTLATVLDHLAEYGVWGATIGTGLLIAFLSSIMNNMPTVLVGALSIDASHAEGIVREAMIYANVIGSDLGPKFTPIGSLATLLWLHVLARKNIRITWGYYFKVGVVLTLPVLLATLTALALRLDFF; translated from the coding sequence ATGCTGATCGCCCTTCTGATCTTCGTCGCCACGATCGTATTGGTCATCTGGCAGCCGAAAGGCCTTGGCGTTGGCTGGAGCGCGATGTTCGGGGCCAGCCTGGCGCTGGCGACAGGGGGGGTGAGCCTGGCCGACATCCCGACGGTCTGGGGTTTTGTCTGGAACGCCACCTTCACGTTCATCGCGGTCATCATCATCAGCCTGTTGCTGGATGAAGCCGGATTCTTCGAGTGGGCCGCGCTGCACGTGGCGCGCTGGGGCAAGGGCAGCGGGCGTCGGCTATTCACCTTCTTCATCCTGCTCGGTGCAGCGATGGCGGCGCTGTTCGCCAATGACGGCGCGGCGCTGATCCTGACGCCCATCGTCATCGCCCTGCTGCTGGCCATGCGGGTCAGCCCGGCGGCCACGCTTGCGTTCGTGATGGCGGCCGGCTTCATCGCCGACACCGCCAGCCTGCCGCTGATCGTGTCCAATCTGGTCAATATCGTGTCGGCGAATTATTTCGGCATCGGCTTCGCCCGCTACGCATCCGTCATGGCACCGGTCAATCTTGTTTCCGTGGCTGCATCGCTGGGCATGCTGCTGTGGTTCTTTCGCCGCGACATCCCGCAAACCTATGCGCCTGCAACGCTGAAGGAGCCACGCTCGGCGATTGTCGATCGCACGACCTTCAACGCGGGCTGGGCGGTACTGGCACTGCTGCTGGCGGGGTTTTTCGGATCAGAGCGAATGGGTATCCCCGTCAGCGCGGTGGCAGGCACCGGCGCCTTGGCCCTGCTGGGCGTTGCGGGACGCGGGCGGCGGATCTCGATCCGGAAAGTACTCAAGGAAGCGCCGTGGCAGGTCGTCGTGTTCTCGCTGGGCATGTACCTGGTGGTGTACGGACTGCGCAACCAGGGATTGACCGACACCTTGGCAACGGTGCTGGATCATCTTGCTGAATACGGCGTATGGGGGGCCACGATCGGTACTGGGCTGCTGATCGCGTTCTTGTCCTCGATCATGAACAACATGCCAACGGTACTGGTGGGTGCGCTCTCCATCGATGCCAGCCACGCCGAGGGTATCGTGCGTGAGGCAATGATCTACGCCAATGTCATCGGCAGCGATCTGGGACCGAAATTCACGCCGATCGGCAGCCTGGCCACATTGCTCTGGCTGCACGTGCTGGCGCGCAAGAACATCCGGATCACATGGGGTTACTACTTCAAGGTCGGCGTGGTCCTGACGCTCCCCGTGCTGCTCGCCACCTTGACGGCGTTGGCCTTGCGACTGGATTTTTTTTGA
- a CDS encoding HutD/Ves family protein, whose product MRWKNGAGWTSEIRRVPDCENWDWRLSIAEIETDAPFSAFPGVERELVLLDGNGLRLRFDDGKVHELHPPHGSLHFSGERTLIGELLDGPTRDFNLMWKRAAVDAQLWRRPLVGAMVLFVAPGETWVVHLLAGQAHFSEECGLGALARGDTALLRPDAGGRARFALDGSGEILLIRIASLDVAAV is encoded by the coding sequence ATGCGCTGGAAGAATGGCGCCGGATGGACATCGGAAATCCGGCGTGTCCCCGATTGCGAGAATTGGGATTGGCGCCTGTCGATCGCCGAAATCGAGACTGACGCCCCGTTTTCCGCCTTTCCGGGGGTTGAGCGTGAGCTGGTGCTGCTGGACGGCAATGGGCTGCGCCTGCGCTTTGACGACGGCAAGGTGCATGAACTGCATCCACCGCATGGTTCGCTGCATTTCTCGGGTGAGCGCACCCTGATCGGCGAGTTGCTGGACGGTCCAACCCGCGATTTCAACCTGATGTGGAAGCGTGCGGCGGTGGATGCCCAGCTCTGGCGGCGTCCGCTGGTTGGGGCGATGGTGCTGTTTGTTGCGCCCGGCGAAACCTGGGTGGTGCATCTGTTGGCAGGGCAGGCCCATTTTTCCGAGGAATGCGGGCTGGGCGCACTGGCGCGTGGCGACACCGCCTTGCTGCGGCCGGATGCAGGAGGCCGCGCGCGATTTGCATTGGATGGCAGTGGTGAAATTCTGCTGATCCGCATTGCGTCGCTGGACGTGGCAGCGGTCTAG
- a CDS encoding M20 family metallopeptidase, translated as MNADQIRDFVGAKWDADIVPQLVDYIRIPNKSPMFDVDWVKNGHMDRAVAQMATWARAQAIPGMQVDVLCLEGRTPLIFIDIPAANGGRNDDCVLLYGHLDKQPEMTGWDAGKGPWEPVLEGDRLYGRGGADDGYAIFGSLTSILALQAQGAAHARCVVLIEACEESGSYDLPAYVDHLADRIGKPSLVVCLDSGCGNYEQLWCTTSLRGLTGGNLSVQVLSEGVHSGDASGIVPSSFRVIRDLLSRIEDEDTGRILIDGMHVDIPADRKAQASKVADVLGDEVYDKFPFLPGMRPMAEDLTELVLNRTWHPALSITGVDGIPPLASAGNVLRPFTALKLSLRLPPTLDGKRGGELLQDALLKDPPYGAKVSLSLEKASSGWNAPALAPWLETAIEQSSQEFFGKPAMYMGEGGTIPFMGMLGEKFPGAQFMITGVLGPHSNAHGPNEFLHIPMGKAVTACVARVVAEHHAASLRGETTGMAAAAGNSYADTPGGCC; from the coding sequence ATCAATGCCGACCAGATCCGCGACTTCGTCGGCGCCAAGTGGGATGCCGACATCGTCCCGCAGCTGGTGGACTACATCCGCATTCCCAACAAGTCCCCCATGTTCGATGTCGACTGGGTGAAAAACGGCCATATGGATCGCGCGGTCGCGCAAATGGCGACGTGGGCAAGGGCGCAAGCCATCCCCGGCATGCAAGTCGATGTACTCTGCCTGGAAGGCCGGACGCCGTTGATCTTCATCGACATCCCCGCCGCCAACGGCGGGCGCAACGACGACTGCGTGCTGTTGTACGGGCATCTGGACAAGCAGCCGGAGATGACCGGCTGGGATGCGGGCAAAGGCCCGTGGGAACCCGTGCTGGAAGGTGATCGCCTGTACGGGCGCGGCGGGGCGGATGACGGCTATGCCATCTTCGGCTCCCTGACCTCGATCCTGGCGTTGCAGGCACAGGGCGCGGCGCATGCGCGCTGCGTGGTGCTGATCGAGGCCTGCGAGGAATCCGGCAGCTACGACCTGCCCGCCTACGTGGATCACCTGGCCGACCGCATCGGCAAGCCATCGCTGGTGGTTTGCCTTGACTCCGGCTGCGGCAACTACGAGCAGCTGTGGTGCACCACCTCGCTGCGGGGACTGACCGGCGGCAACCTCAGCGTGCAGGTGTTGTCGGAAGGCGTGCACTCGGGCGATGCCTCCGGCATCGTGCCGTCCAGCTTCCGCGTCATCCGCGACCTGCTTTCGCGCATCGAAGACGAAGACACCGGCCGCATCCTGATCGACGGCATGCACGTCGACATCCCGGCTGATCGCAAGGCGCAGGCCAGCAAGGTGGCCGACGTGCTGGGCGATGAAGTCTATGACAAATTCCCCTTCCTGCCGGGCATGCGCCCGATGGCCGAGGATCTGACCGAGCTGGTGCTCAACCGCACCTGGCACCCGGCCCTGTCCATCACCGGGGTCGATGGCATCCCGCCGCTTGCCTCCGCCGGCAACGTCCTGCGGCCGTTCACCGCGCTCAAGCTCAGCCTGCGCCTGCCGCCCACGCTGGACGGCAAGCGCGGTGGCGAACTGCTGCAGGACGCCCTGCTGAAAGATCCACCCTACGGCGCCAAGGTCAGCCTGAGCCTGGAAAAGGCCAGCTCCGGCTGGAACGCACCGGCCCTGGCCCCGTGGCTGGAAACCGCCATCGAACAGTCCAGCCAGGAGTTTTTCGGCAAGCCGGCGATGTACATGGGCGAAGGCGGCACCATTCCCTTCATGGGCATGCTGGGCGAGAAATTCCCGGGTGCGCAATTCATGATCACCGGCGTGCTGGGCCCGCACTCCAACGCCCACGGCCCCAACGAATTCCTGCACATTCCCATGGGCAAGGCGGTCACCGCCTGCGTGGCCCGCGTGGTGGCCGAACATCACGCCGCCAGCCTGCGCGGGGAAACTACCGGCATGGCAGCGGCGGCGGGCAACTCCTACGCCGATACCCCGGGCGGGTGCTGCTGA